CGCGGCCCGGGGGCGGGCCCGTGATGGAGGACCCCGGCTCATATTCGTTCGACTTGGGAATCCGCACGGACAGGAGTAAGCGGATCACCCTGGAAACCGAGTTCGACTACGAGCGGTCCCAGCGGGGCGGCCATGAGTGGGAAACGGGGGTCGAAGCCTCCATTCGTCCTACCGCGAACTGGGAACTGGAGTTTTCGCCGAACTTCAGCTGGGAACGGAACGCGGCCCAGTATGTTACCCGGACCGACGCCCTGGCCTACGGGCCGACCTATGGAAGCCGGTACGTTTTTTCGGACCTGCAACGGCGCTCCTTCTCCCTCGAGACCCGGATGAACGTGGCCTTTACGCCCGACCTGACTTTGCAACTGTATGCACAGCCCCTGCTTTCCTCGGGCGATTATCTCAATTACAAGCAGTTGCTCAGGGCGAGCAGTTTCGATTTCGACGTGCTGAACGAGGGATCGCGGTCCTTTATCGATCCAGACGACGGATACCGTTACCTCGACTTCGACGGGGACGGGATGCCGGAAATCAATTTCTCGGACCGGGACTTCAACATCCAGTCCCTCCGCATGAACGTGGTGCTGCGCTGGGAGTACCGGCCCGGTTCCCGGGTGTTCCTCGTCTGGCAGCAGACCCGCAGCGAACGGGACGAAAACGGGACGCTGGACATCGGCAGAGACTTCGGCAACCTGTTCGGCGGCGAGTCGGAGAACATATTCATCGTCAAGTTCAACTACTGGTTCGGCGTGTGAATGCGGACGGACAGCCGGCCCCGCGCCCCGATGCGGCTTGACACCGGGACGTTTCTATGGCCATATTGTGCTTGTGTACTTGTACCGCCGCATGAAGGTTCGAGCGGCTATCGCCGGCCTGGTTGGATTAGCTGGTCGTCATAGTAAACCGGTAGGCATCGACGAACCTGCACAGCGCGGCATCCACCCGCGCGACCCGAAACACGGCATGAAATCAACTCAACACGCCATGAAATCATTGCGCGCCACCTTACTGACGCTGGCGATCCTGATCGCCTTCGTTGCCGGCACCTGGTCCGTCCATGGACAGGCGGTCCGCACCGATTACATGGAAACGGAACTGGTCGTGGAGACGACGTCCATCAAACCCGGGCAGCCTTTCTGGGCCGGCCTGAGGATGAAGATGGACGAGCACTGGCACACCTACTGGCGCAACCCCGCCGATTCGGGCCTGCCCACGAAGATACACTGGACGCTTCCCGATGGGTTCCAGGCCGGAGAGATCAACTGGCCCTATCCCCAGAAGATCGAACTCGACATCCTGGCCAGTTACGGGTACGAAGGCGAGACGCTCCTGCTCGTGGAAATCACGCCTCCGGCCGACCTGGAGCCCGGCGGCACGGTCGACGTCGGGGCCTTCGCGTCCTGGTTGGTCTGTGCGGATATCTGTCTTCCGGGAGAATCCGGATACCAGGTGACGCTGCCCGTTTCCACGGACGCGCCCCAGGCCGATGAGAGATGGACCGATCTTTTTGCCCGCGCCCGGGAAAACCTTCCGGTCGCGGTGCCCGGATGGCACGTCGACGCCGCCATCTCCGATTCCACCGTGGCGCTTCACGCCACCCCGCCCGAATGGTTCTCCGGCAACCTCACCAGCGCCGAGTTCTACCCCTACAACGCAGACCTGATCGACTACATATCTCTCCAGAAACTGGAGATGACGGAGACAGGGTACCTGTTGACGATGCGCCGGTCGGGCTTCTACACGGACAGGCCGCAACAGATCGCGGGCGTGCTGGTATCCCCGGATGGATGGCGCGGCCCCGGATCGGAGCGCGCACTGGCCGTGAGCGCCGTCTACGCCGATGTGCTGCCGGCGGCGGTCGCTGCCATCGGACCGCCTGGATCGCCAGGATCGTCCGGCTCGGGCGACGGTTCGGCGATCTCCGGCCTTGCGGCCACGGCGGTTTCGGGCGATCTCGTGTCCGGCCTGTGGCAGGCCCTGCTCTTCGCCCTCGTGGGCGGCATGATCCTCAACCTGATGCCCTGCGTCCTCCCCGTGTTGTCTATCAAGGTGCTCGGATTCATCCACCAGGCGGGCGACGACCCGGCAAAGGCCCGCCGGCACGGCCTGGTCTTCACCGCGGGCGTCCTGGTTTCCTTTCTCGCGCTGGCGGCCGTCCTGATCGCCCTGCGGGCCGGGGGAGAGCAGTTGGGCTGGGGATTCCAGCTCCAGTCGCCGGCCTTCATCGTCGTTCTGTCGGTCATCATCTTCATGTTCGGCCTGAGTCTCTTTGGCGTCTTCGAGATCGGCACGTCGCTGGTCGGGCTCGGCGGTCGGATGGATTCGGGGAGCGGACTGGGCGGATCCTTCCTGAGCGGCGTCCTGGCCACGGTCGTGGCCACGCCGTGCACCGCGCCGTTCATGGGCGTGGCCCTGGGATACGCCCTGACGCAGTCGGCGGTCCAGTCCCTGGCGATCTTCGGGTTCCTCGGCCTGGGCATGGCCCTGCCCTACCTGACCCTGTCATCCGTACCCGCCCTGCTGCGGTACGTGCCGAAACCCGGCGCCTGGATGGAGTCCTTCAAGCAGTTCATGGGTTTCCTCATGATGGCCACCGTGGTCTGGCTGCTCTGGGTGCTGAACCTCCAGACGGACCCCAACCTGGTCGCCCTGGTGATGGTCCTGCTGGTGCTGGTGGCCCTCGGAAGCTGGATTCTCGGCCGTTGGGGAGGCATCGCTTCCGGCAGCCGTTCCAGGTTGGCTGCTCGTGCCGCGGCCGCGGTGATCATTGTCGCGAGCATGACCGCCGTACTGAGCCAGGTGCCCGCTCCGGCCAATGCGGAACGGACCGCCGCGGCGCCGGCGAACAGCGCGGGCCTGGAGTGGGAACCTTTCTCCCGGCAACTGGTGCGGGAACTGCGCGCTTCGGGGAAGTCGGTTTTCGTGGACTTCACCGCAGCCTGGTGCCTGAGTTGCCAGGTCAACAAGCGCGTGGCGTTGAGCGACAGCCGCGTGGTGGAGCAGTTCGAGACCCTGGGCGTGGTCACGGTCCAGGCCGACTGGACGTCAAGGGACCCCGAGATCACACAGGCGCTCGCCGAATTCGGTCGCAACAGCGTCCCGCTGTACGTGCTGTATACGGGCAGTCCGGATTCCGAACCGGAGATCCTGCCGGAACTGCTCACGCCCGGCCTGGTGCTGGATGCGTTGAAGAAGGTGGAAAGCGGGCGCGCTGCCAGCAGGTAGAATTTGAATCAGTTCGACGTTACTATTCACAAGGAGGATTTCCATGAAGAGGATTCTGATACCGGCAGCCGTGGTGGCCGTTGCCGCCGCGTTCCTGCTGGTAAACTTTTCCACGCCGATGGCCGCCGGGGAAGCCAAGGTGGGGAAAGCGGCCCCGGATTTCACGCTGACGGATACGAATGGCAACAGCGTGACGCTCTCGGACTACAGCGGCAAGTACGTGGTCCTTGAGTGGATCAACTACGACTGTCCCTTCGTGGCCAAGCACTACGACGCCAAGAACATGCAGGGCCTGCAGAACAAGTACCGCGAGCAGGGCGTGGTCTGGCTGGCCGTCAACTCGTCGGCCGCTGGCAAGCAGGGCCAGTTCTCCAATGAAGAAATCCACAAGCGCCTGAAGAAGCACGCGTCGACCGTGGACGCCTACTTGCTCGATGGCAACGGCGACGTCGGCAGGACGTACGGCGCCACCCACACGCCCCATATGTACATCATCAACCCGGAAGGCACGTTGATCTACATGGGCGCCATCGACAGCATCAACTCGGCCAACATCGCCGACATTCCCAAGG
The nucleotide sequence above comes from Gemmatimonadota bacterium. Encoded proteins:
- a CDS encoding DUF5916 domain-containing protein: RPGGGPVMEDPGSYSFDLGIRTDRSKRITLETEFDYERSQRGGHEWETGVEASIRPTANWELEFSPNFSWERNAAQYVTRTDALAYGPTYGSRYVFSDLQRRSFSLETRMNVAFTPDLTLQLYAQPLLSSGDYLNYKQLLRASSFDFDVLNEGSRSFIDPDDGYRYLDFDGDGMPEINFSDRDFNIQSLRMNVVLRWEYRPGSRVFLVWQQTRSERDENGTLDIGRDFGNLFGGESENIFIVKFNYWFGV
- a CDS encoding thioredoxin family protein → MKRILIPAAVVAVAAAFLLVNFSTPMAAGEAKVGKAAPDFTLTDTNGNSVTLSDYSGKYVVLEWINYDCPFVAKHYDAKNMQGLQNKYREQGVVWLAVNSSAAGKQGQFSNEEIHKRLKKHASTVDAYLLDGNGDVGRTYGATHTPHMYIINPEGTLIYMGAIDSINSANIADIPKADNYVVMAFDAVFAGKEVPVGMTRAYGCTVKY
- a CDS encoding protein-disulfide reductase DsbD family protein encodes the protein MKSTQHAMKSLRATLLTLAILIAFVAGTWSVHGQAVRTDYMETELVVETTSIKPGQPFWAGLRMKMDEHWHTYWRNPADSGLPTKIHWTLPDGFQAGEINWPYPQKIELDILASYGYEGETLLLVEITPPADLEPGGTVDVGAFASWLVCADICLPGESGYQVTLPVSTDAPQADERWTDLFARARENLPVAVPGWHVDAAISDSTVALHATPPEWFSGNLTSAEFYPYNADLIDYISLQKLEMTETGYLLTMRRSGFYTDRPQQIAGVLVSPDGWRGPGSERALAVSAVYADVLPAAVAAIGPPGSPGSSGSGDGSAISGLAATAVSGDLVSGLWQALLFALVGGMILNLMPCVLPVLSIKVLGFIHQAGDDPAKARRHGLVFTAGVLVSFLALAAVLIALRAGGEQLGWGFQLQSPAFIVVLSVIIFMFGLSLFGVFEIGTSLVGLGGRMDSGSGLGGSFLSGVLATVVATPCTAPFMGVALGYALTQSAVQSLAIFGFLGLGMALPYLTLSSVPALLRYVPKPGAWMESFKQFMGFLMMATVVWLLWVLNLQTDPNLVALVMVLLVLVALGSWILGRWGGIASGSRSRLAARAAAAVIIVASMTAVLSQVPAPANAERTAAAPANSAGLEWEPFSRQLVRELRASGKSVFVDFTAAWCLSCQVNKRVALSDSRVVEQFETLGVVTVQADWTSRDPEITQALAEFGRNSVPLYVLYTGSPDSEPEILPELLTPGLVLDALKKVESGRAASR